In the genome of Bacillus sp. S3, one region contains:
- a CDS encoding hydroxyacid dehydrogenase encodes MKALITELIWNEGIDELERHGFDVHYDEGLWENREKLLDMVKDYDAIIVRNQTKVDQELLDAGIRLKVVGRLGVGMDNIDIAAAKKRLIQVVYGRHANATSVAEYVLAAMLDANRPLSLANQDIRAGNWNRKRFTGGEIANKTLGLIGLGEISHRVAKRAHAFGMKVIGYDPFITEYDHIVSESGVQLIESLEDLLTAADFISLHVPLTPATHYFISESELKKMKPTAFIINTSRGGIIKESALAAALHNHTIAGAFLDVLEIEPISQSNQLLACETAIITPHIAGLTDESQIRTSLLVAKEVVKIVKGERSLCTI; translated from the coding sequence ATGAAAGCCTTGATAACAGAATTAATCTGGAATGAAGGAATTGATGAACTGGAACGACATGGGTTTGACGTGCATTATGATGAAGGTCTCTGGGAAAACCGTGAAAAGCTGCTTGATATGGTCAAAGATTATGATGCCATTATTGTTCGGAACCAAACAAAGGTGGATCAGGAACTGTTAGATGCCGGAATCCGCTTAAAGGTAGTCGGCCGTTTGGGAGTTGGAATGGATAACATTGATATCGCGGCAGCGAAAAAACGCCTCATTCAAGTAGTTTATGGCCGGCATGCCAATGCTACTTCCGTTGCAGAATATGTGTTAGCTGCCATGTTAGACGCGAATCGGCCGCTTTCCTTAGCAAATCAAGATATTAGGGCGGGGAATTGGAACCGTAAAAGGTTTACCGGCGGCGAGATCGCTAACAAAACACTTGGATTAATTGGACTGGGAGAAATCTCTCATCGTGTCGCGAAGCGGGCACATGCTTTTGGCATGAAGGTAATTGGCTATGACCCGTTTATCACCGAGTACGACCATATTGTTTCAGAATCGGGTGTTCAGCTAATAGAATCCCTGGAAGACCTTTTAACAGCTGCCGATTTCATTTCCTTACATGTTCCGTTGACACCAGCGACGCATTATTTCATTTCGGAATCAGAACTCAAAAAAATGAAGCCTACTGCATTTATTATAAATACCTCTAGAGGAGGTATTATAAAGGAATCCGCACTGGCGGCTGCTTTACATAATCATACAATTGCCGGGGCCTTTTTGGACGTACTTGAAATAGAGCCTATCTCACAATCTAATCAACTTTTAGCCTGCGAAACTGCCATAATCACACCCCATATTGCAGGACTCACCGATGAATCTCAAATCAGAACCTCATTATTAGTAGCAAAAGAAGTAGTGAAAATAGTAAAAGGCGAACGCTCCTTATGCACTATATAA
- a CDS encoding Ldh family oxidoreductase — translation MSIYSESDLKRFCENVLIKVGMNHANASVAADSLVKANLEGVDSHGISRLPIYVKRFNDHRINVNPDIKMTEQTPSVLLVDGANGLGHVVSYHAILKGGEMAKQSGMTAIAIKNSNHFGTASYFCQLACEQNLACIGFTNSPPGIAPWGGKNAFFGTNPIAFGFPTGNDQPVIIDLSTSIAARGKIILAAKQGNPIPDGWAIDEDGLPTNDAEAALRGSVLPLGGAKGSALALAVEILTGILSGAAFGPHVKNIYHDAETESANVGHFFILLDIEKFMHLSTFFTSLENLLTEMKEVPKAPGTDEIRYPGERRKRDRERRQVEGIELSSSVEKELTSIGDDYKIPFPKPLSVEKV, via the coding sequence ATGAGTATCTACAGTGAATCCGATCTTAAGAGGTTCTGTGAAAATGTACTAATCAAAGTGGGCATGAATCATGCGAATGCCTCTGTGGCCGCTGATTCTTTAGTCAAAGCGAACCTGGAAGGGGTTGACAGCCACGGAATCAGCCGCCTTCCCATTTATGTGAAACGGTTTAATGATCATCGTATTAATGTGAATCCCGACATCAAAATGACGGAGCAAACCCCATCTGTTTTACTTGTTGATGGAGCTAATGGTCTTGGCCATGTGGTCAGTTATCATGCGATCTTAAAGGGGGGAGAAATGGCGAAACAAAGCGGGATGACGGCCATCGCGATTAAAAATAGCAATCATTTTGGCACCGCGTCTTATTTTTGTCAACTGGCCTGTGAGCAAAATCTCGCCTGTATCGGATTCACCAATTCTCCGCCGGGTATTGCTCCTTGGGGCGGGAAGAATGCCTTTTTCGGAACGAACCCGATTGCATTTGGATTTCCTACCGGGAACGATCAGCCAGTGATTATTGATTTATCCACTAGCATTGCTGCCAGAGGGAAAATCATTTTAGCAGCAAAGCAGGGAAATCCGATTCCGGATGGATGGGCCATTGATGAAGACGGTCTTCCAACGAATGATGCGGAAGCGGCATTAAGAGGTTCTGTGTTGCCATTAGGCGGCGCGAAGGGATCAGCTTTAGCTTTAGCTGTAGAAATCCTAACGGGTATTCTTTCCGGAGCTGCCTTTGGTCCACATGTGAAAAATATTTATCATGATGCTGAAACCGAAAGCGCAAATGTAGGCCATTTCTTCATCTTGCTGGATATCGAAAAGTTTATGCACTTATCTACCTTTTTTACCTCGCTTGAAAATCTATTAACAGAGATGAAGGAAGTCCCAAAGGCACCGGGAACAGATGAAATCAGATACCCAGGAGAAAGAAGAAAGAGGGACAGGGAGCGGCGCCAGGTAGAAGGAATTGAGTTATCGTCCAGTGTGGAAAAGGAATTAACTAGTATTGGCGACGATTATAAAATCCCGTTTCCCAAGCCACTATCAGTAGAAAAAGTATAA
- a CDS encoding NUDIX hydrolase, whose product MVWKITNSSKKQVDRYGVTIDQVVLPNGEEKTFSYLNITRGVCILPITENHEVVCLKQYRHAVKSWEWELPAGMIDGDGISPLEVAKKELEEETGYVAEHWLDLGSFYPSAGSTTEEIFLYAAAGLTPTQQKLENSEQIELHTVTMQELKDLISNGDFKHGAGLAAVLRYKFKTD is encoded by the coding sequence ATGGTTTGGAAGATTACTAATTCTAGTAAAAAACAGGTGGATCGATATGGGGTCACAATTGATCAGGTCGTTCTTCCTAATGGTGAGGAAAAGACATTTTCCTATTTAAATATTACAAGGGGTGTCTGCATCCTGCCCATCACGGAAAATCATGAAGTAGTTTGTTTGAAACAATACCGTCATGCGGTAAAGAGCTGGGAATGGGAATTACCTGCCGGGATGATCGATGGCGATGGCATCTCGCCGCTTGAGGTCGCGAAAAAAGAGCTTGAGGAAGAGACGGGCTATGTGGCTGAGCATTGGCTAGATTTAGGAAGCTTTTACCCTTCTGCCGGATCGACGACGGAGGAGATCTTTTTATATGCTGCGGCTGGCTTAACTCCAACCCAGCAAAAATTAGAAAACAGTGAACAGATTGAATTACATACTGTTACGATGCAGGAATTGAAGGATTTAATCAGTAATGGCGATTTTAAGCATGGCGCCGGTCTTGCGGCAGTTTTACGATATAAATTTAAGACGGATTAA
- a CDS encoding UxaA family hydrolase, whose protein sequence is MSQQLFGYRRENGKVGIRNHVIILPVDDISNAACEAVARQVQGTLALPHAYGRLQYGPDLDLHFRTMIGTGSNPNVAAVVVIGIEENWAKKIADGIAETGKPVSYFSIEGNGDLETVRAASWKAKEYVQWATELQRVPIELKELTVSIKCGESDTTTGLGSCPTVSQAVDRLVDAGATVFFGETSELTGGEHLIGDRMATPELRDRFMAIYDDYVGEIESKGVDLLGSQPTQGNIAGGLSTIEEKALGNIAKTGSKEVIGVLDPADKPENGPGLYFMDTSSAAAECITLMAAGGAVLHLFPTGQGNIIGNPIEPVVKITANPITAATMSEHIDVDVQGLLSRNISLEEAGDQLMEMICRTVNGRLTSAEALGHREFVMTKLYRSA, encoded by the coding sequence ATGAGTCAACAGCTTTTTGGTTATCGCAGGGAAAATGGTAAGGTCGGCATTCGGAATCATGTGATTATTTTACCGGTAGATGATATTTCTAATGCAGCTTGTGAAGCTGTTGCAAGACAAGTGCAAGGGACGCTTGCTCTTCCACATGCATACGGCAGACTTCAGTATGGTCCAGACTTAGATTTGCATTTTAGAACGATGATTGGAACGGGTTCTAACCCTAACGTAGCAGCCGTTGTCGTCATTGGGATTGAAGAAAATTGGGCGAAGAAAATCGCTGATGGAATTGCCGAAACTGGTAAACCAGTATCCTATTTTTCTATCGAAGGAAATGGTGATTTAGAAACGGTCCGTGCGGCATCTTGGAAGGCGAAGGAGTATGTTCAATGGGCCACTGAGCTGCAAAGAGTGCCAATTGAATTAAAGGAATTAACGGTGAGTATTAAGTGCGGTGAGTCAGATACGACGACAGGCCTAGGTTCATGTCCAACCGTGTCTCAAGCTGTTGATCGTTTAGTAGATGCAGGCGCTACTGTATTCTTTGGGGAAACCTCTGAACTAACAGGCGGCGAGCATTTAATCGGTGATCGGATGGCCACACCGGAACTGCGTGACCGATTCATGGCTATCTATGATGACTATGTTGGCGAAATTGAGTCTAAAGGTGTTGATTTATTAGGCTCGCAGCCGACTCAAGGGAATATCGCCGGAGGCTTGTCGACCATCGAAGAAAAAGCATTGGGGAATATTGCAAAAACAGGATCGAAGGAAGTCATTGGGGTCCTGGATCCTGCCGACAAACCAGAGAATGGACCTGGGCTTTACTTCATGGATACATCTTCCGCAGCAGCAGAATGTATTACCCTCATGGCAGCCGGAGGAGCGGTGCTTCACTTATTCCCTACAGGTCAAGGAAATATTATTGGCAACCCTATTGAACCGGTGGTGAAAATTACGGCTAATCCCATCACTGCTGCCACGATGAGTGAACATATTGATGTGGATGTGCAGGGCTTGCTGTCCCGCAATATTTCACTTGAAGAAGCTGGAGATCAATTAATGGAAATGATTTGTCGTACGGTAAATGGACGTCTTACTAGTGCTGAGGCTTTAGGCCATCGCGAATTTGTTATGACAAAATTATATCGCAGTGCTTAA
- a CDS encoding GerAB/ArcD/ProY family transporter, translated as MRNEQTIPDRLKISPFLIFYAIMAMQLGLGTFDFQRRIAKHAGYDAWISILFAGLCLHIILWMMYKIAEAVNGDLVTAHTYVAGNFLGKVLSFPLIGYFLLHSLATLRTFIEIIQIWMFPELNIFWFTFFFLVLCMYIVFGGLRTIVGIAFFSLVLPSYLLLTFSFNLPYSNFESLLPIWDHSVTDLLKGSFQMTLSIIGFEIVLFLYPFIKDPQKSKKWAHMAVLTTTLLLTIFAIITFAYFSEVQLQKALWPTLSMWKIVKLSFVDRFEFIGIANWNLIILPNVCISIWIGSRLIKRIFPINQKKGVYMFMIAHLAAINFIHTREQIDLLNRIVAEIGFAFTMLYIPLLFITVQIAKRVKQK; from the coding sequence ATGAGAAATGAGCAAACCATTCCTGACAGGCTGAAAATCTCCCCTTTCTTGATTTTTTACGCAATTATGGCCATGCAGCTCGGACTCGGTACCTTTGACTTTCAGCGCAGAATTGCCAAACATGCCGGCTATGATGCCTGGATTTCAATCCTGTTTGCCGGTTTATGTCTTCATATAATTCTTTGGATGATGTATAAAATTGCTGAAGCTGTTAACGGAGATTTGGTGACGGCCCATACGTATGTAGCAGGGAATTTTCTCGGGAAGGTACTCAGTTTTCCGCTTATTGGCTATTTCCTTTTGCATTCTTTAGCTACTCTTCGTACATTCATTGAAATCATTCAAATTTGGATGTTTCCGGAATTAAACATTTTCTGGTTCACCTTCTTCTTTTTAGTGCTTTGTATGTATATTGTATTCGGCGGACTCAGAACAATCGTTGGAATCGCCTTTTTCTCCCTTGTTCTTCCGTCCTACTTACTGTTAACGTTCAGCTTCAATTTACCCTATTCTAACTTTGAAAGTCTACTGCCTATTTGGGACCATTCTGTAACGGATTTGCTAAAGGGCTCTTTTCAGATGACCCTTTCTATTATCGGCTTTGAAATCGTGCTGTTTCTATACCCGTTTATAAAGGATCCGCAAAAATCGAAAAAATGGGCTCATATGGCTGTCCTTACGACCACACTGCTATTGACGATTTTTGCGATTATCACGTTTGCCTATTTCTCAGAAGTGCAGCTGCAAAAGGCATTATGGCCGACTTTGTCAATGTGGAAAATTGTAAAGCTATCCTTTGTCGATCGCTTTGAATTCATCGGAATTGCCAACTGGAATTTAATTATCCTTCCGAATGTTTGTATCTCGATCTGGATTGGCTCCAGGCTCATCAAAAGGATCTTTCCTATCAACCAGAAAAAAGGGGTGTATATGTTCATGATCGCCCATTTAGCTGCTATTAATTTCATTCACACACGGGAACAGATTGACCTCTTAAATCGGATTGTGGCGGAAATAGGGTTTGCTTTTACGATGCTGTACATTCCTTTATTATTCATTACCGTCCAGATTGCGAAGAGGGTGAAGCAGAAATGA
- a CDS encoding Ger(x)C family spore germination protein, with translation MTRLILCVFLLIPLSGCIEKKIIDDINIITGVGFDQSGGQMIGTFLTQNFKPDKSIINQTFTSKATLRRDLLIKANKQSPQPLVTGGLAITVIGEELGKRGIKDILDVYQRDVSIGARNFFATAEGKAETILKGEYGTIGSGNHLYNLLDNNIKSKDLPKMNLQLLLRDYYQKGKDIYLPRLKKTSATQVEISGLSLFKEDKVVTDIPIEKLFFFKLLVDKYSKGNFSIPKETDAKASIRSIQSKHIFKIAENNPSHLTIQIKIKGAVQEYTGKKLVTKDIKKIQKELEKEVEKECLQLVKQFQQQNIDPIGLGHFYKSRNRGFDYKKWEADYQNLQVKIICHVVIEGTSIIS, from the coding sequence ATGACAAGACTGATCTTATGTGTATTCTTACTAATTCCTCTGTCAGGATGTATTGAAAAAAAAATCATTGATGATATTAATATCATCACTGGTGTCGGTTTCGACCAATCAGGCGGTCAAATGATTGGCACGTTTTTAACACAAAATTTCAAGCCTGATAAAAGTATTATCAATCAAACCTTTACCTCAAAAGCGACTTTAAGAAGAGATCTTTTAATAAAGGCGAATAAACAATCGCCCCAGCCTCTTGTTACCGGCGGTTTGGCCATAACGGTGATTGGGGAGGAGCTCGGAAAACGCGGCATTAAAGATATATTGGATGTATATCAAAGGGATGTATCCATCGGAGCCAGAAACTTTTTTGCCACCGCTGAAGGGAAAGCGGAGACTATTTTAAAAGGAGAGTATGGAACAATCGGAAGTGGGAATCATTTGTACAATCTTCTCGATAACAATATAAAGAGTAAAGATTTACCTAAAATGAATCTCCAATTGTTATTGCGTGATTATTATCAAAAAGGAAAAGATATTTATCTTCCCAGATTAAAGAAAACCAGTGCTACCCAAGTTGAAATCAGCGGGCTTAGCCTGTTTAAAGAGGATAAAGTGGTAACCGACATTCCGATTGAAAAACTGTTTTTCTTCAAGCTGCTGGTAGACAAATACAGTAAGGGGAATTTTTCAATTCCGAAGGAAACGGATGCGAAGGCATCCATTAGAAGCATCCAATCCAAACATATTTTTAAAATAGCAGAAAATAACCCCTCCCACTTGACCATTCAGATTAAAATCAAGGGAGCCGTCCAAGAATATACAGGAAAGAAACTGGTAACAAAGGATATAAAAAAGATTCAGAAAGAGTTAGAAAAGGAAGTGGAAAAGGAATGCTTACAGCTAGTCAAGCAATTCCAGCAACAAAACATCGACCCGATTGGATTAGGCCACTTCTATAAAAGCAGGAATCGGGGGTTTGATTATAAAAAATGGGAAGCCGATTATCAAAATCTGCAGGTGAAAATCATCTGCCACGTCGTAATTGAAGGGACAAGCATTATCAGTTAG
- a CDS encoding IS256 family transposase has product MQNFGDMTIKELASQCETVDDIQAMIKGLFKETLQQVFEAEIENHLGYAKNDVRGNNSGNSRNGFKSKTIKSKFGETKLSIPRDRNGTYEPQIIKNYETSINGLEDQIIALYSKGVSTRDIEAHMKDIYGIDVSPSLVSKVTDKVLPMVVEWQTRLLDPVYPIVFLDAIHFKVKHENRIISKAAYTVLGINSEGVKDILGIWIGENESASFWLNVCQELKSRGVQDILIACKDGLSGFSEAINAAYPKTTIQSCVIHELRNNVKYVPNKDRKAVMDDLKKVYKAVTLEKAEIAFDEFKGTWGKKYPAVVKSWEANWLELTAFFSYPVEIRKLIYTTNTIEAFHRQLRKVTKTKTAYPTDNALKKIVYLATVGVTDKWTNPIPGWIECRQQFEIMFEGRLGK; this is encoded by the coding sequence ATGCAAAATTTTGGGGATATGACGATTAAGGAATTGGCTAGCCAATGTGAAACCGTGGATGATATTCAAGCCATGATTAAGGGCCTCTTTAAGGAAACTCTACAACAGGTTTTTGAAGCTGAAATCGAGAATCACCTCGGATATGCAAAAAATGACGTAAGAGGGAATAACTCGGGAAATAGTCGCAACGGGTTTAAATCGAAGACGATTAAATCCAAGTTTGGTGAGACTAAATTAAGCATCCCAAGGGATCGTAATGGAACATATGAACCTCAAATTATTAAAAATTACGAAACCTCAATCAATGGTTTAGAGGATCAAATTATTGCTCTTTATTCCAAAGGAGTGTCAACGAGGGACATCGAAGCACATATGAAGGATATTTACGGTATTGACGTTTCACCAAGCTTGGTGAGTAAGGTGACTGATAAAGTTTTACCCATGGTTGTTGAATGGCAGACCCGTCTACTAGACCCTGTTTATCCGATTGTGTTTTTAGATGCCATCCATTTCAAGGTGAAACATGAAAATAGGATCATCAGTAAAGCTGCTTACACGGTATTAGGCATCAATTCGGAAGGTGTTAAGGACATTCTTGGCATTTGGATTGGCGAAAACGAGAGTGCAAGTTTTTGGTTGAATGTGTGCCAGGAGTTAAAAAGTCGTGGTGTCCAGGACATCTTAATTGCCTGTAAGGACGGGCTTTCTGGCTTCTCTGAGGCAATCAACGCGGCCTATCCAAAGACCACTATTCAGTCGTGTGTTATTCATGAATTACGTAATAATGTTAAGTATGTTCCAAATAAAGACCGTAAGGCCGTTATGGATGATTTAAAGAAAGTCTATAAGGCTGTTACTCTTGAAAAGGCTGAAATTGCCTTTGACGAATTTAAGGGGACATGGGGCAAAAAATACCCTGCTGTTGTGAAATCTTGGGAGGCTAATTGGCTCGAACTTACTGCCTTCTTCTCGTACCCTGTAGAGATTAGGAAACTAATCTATACCACGAACACGATAGAAGCCTTCCATAGACAATTGAGAAAAGTCACGAAAACCAAGACCGCTTATCCTACCGACAATGCACTCAAAAAGATTGTATATCTGGCTACAGTGGGTGTTACGGATAAATGGACTAATCCTATTCCGGGTTGGATAGAATGTAGACAACAGTTTGAGATTATGTTTGAAGGGCGGCTTGGGAAGTAA
- a CDS encoding spore germination protein, which translates to MKRWLKPKSEPVHSEKQDWTQTIAKSQDFKKAFYDHPKTNIRFCLTFITTLVDDEIVQQGILSPLLEGEFQSIADLKKIVPLEDVQLCEDPSKIEDTLCQGYVLLSLETEEKRFAFIAAKKEKTRPVTSPEVEISVIGPKEAFVESMETNVNLIRKRLPIKELIVEEFTIGSLSKTKIAVLHIEGITNQENVNTVRQRLKGVEFDAITDSSYLVQLIADNSNSPFPQFLDTERPDRVAAVLAEGKVAICVDGSPSVLLTPTTIVNFFSAFEDYYLNWMIASFFRLLRVFAVAFSILVTPLYVAVLTYHYEIIPHDLLGTLISSRRIVPFPPVLEALFLELTIELLREAGARLPTKVGQTIGIVGGIVIGTASVEAGLTSNVLLILIALAALSSFTTPIYKMGNTIRILRFPFLFFAHLWGLLGIVFCFCILLTHLIRLTSLGRPFLEPFYPPRVSDLKDSLIRLPFIELAMRPQFLKTENPYRYSNKKVRRKKDIEE; encoded by the coding sequence ATGAAAAGATGGTTGAAACCAAAGAGCGAACCAGTACATAGTGAAAAACAAGACTGGACACAAACAATTGCAAAATCGCAGGACTTTAAAAAAGCCTTTTATGATCATCCAAAAACAAATATACGGTTTTGCCTTACATTTATAACGACACTAGTGGATGATGAAATCGTGCAGCAGGGGATCCTTTCTCCTTTACTAGAAGGAGAATTTCAGTCGATTGCTGATCTAAAGAAAATCGTCCCACTTGAAGATGTTCAACTCTGTGAGGATCCTTCCAAAATTGAAGATACATTATGTCAGGGCTATGTGCTGCTGTCCCTTGAAACAGAGGAAAAGCGTTTTGCTTTTATTGCGGCCAAAAAGGAAAAGACCCGTCCTGTCACATCACCTGAAGTAGAGATTTCTGTTATTGGACCAAAAGAAGCCTTTGTCGAATCCATGGAGACCAATGTAAACTTAATCAGAAAAAGATTGCCGATCAAAGAGTTAATAGTGGAAGAGTTCACCATTGGCAGTCTATCGAAAACAAAGATTGCCGTCCTACATATTGAAGGGATTACGAATCAGGAGAATGTCAATACCGTCAGACAGCGTTTGAAGGGTGTTGAATTTGATGCCATTACGGATAGTTCTTATCTCGTACAACTGATTGCCGATAACTCGAATTCACCCTTTCCGCAGTTTTTAGATACAGAAAGGCCGGACAGAGTCGCGGCGGTTTTAGCCGAAGGAAAGGTAGCCATTTGTGTAGACGGTTCGCCGAGTGTGTTGCTTACGCCGACTACAATTGTTAATTTTTTCAGTGCCTTTGAAGATTATTATTTAAATTGGATGATTGCTTCCTTTTTCAGATTGCTGAGGGTGTTTGCCGTCGCCTTTTCCATCTTGGTAACCCCGCTTTATGTGGCAGTGCTTACTTATCATTATGAAATTATTCCCCATGATTTATTAGGCACATTAATTTCATCAAGGAGGATTGTTCCCTTTCCCCCAGTTCTGGAGGCTTTGTTCTTGGAATTGACGATTGAATTGTTACGGGAGGCGGGGGCGAGGCTGCCAACAAAGGTAGGGCAAACCATTGGGATCGTGGGAGGAATCGTGATTGGGACGGCATCGGTTGAAGCCGGCCTTACAAGTAATGTTCTTCTCATTCTGATTGCCCTTGCAGCACTTTCTTCCTTTACAACACCCATCTATAAAATGGGCAATACCATCCGGATCCTTCGCTTTCCTTTTTTGTTTTTTGCACACTTATGGGGACTGCTTGGGATTGTATTTTGTTTTTGTATTTTACTGACTCATTTAATTCGGCTTACTTCTCTTGGCAGGCCGTTTTTAGAGCCCTTTTATCCGCCCAGGGTGTCAGATTTAAAGGATTCCCTCATCCGATTACCTTTTATAGAACTGGCAATGAGGCCGCAATTTTTAAAAACAGAAAATCCTTACCGCTATAGTAATAAAAAGGTAAGGAGGAAAAAGGATATTGAGGAATGA
- a CDS encoding UxaA family hydrolase — MSNNSHASTVTEKQSEAAGNVVTHKFLIHHRGDHVGVATSPIQEGEKVVGIYMDDNSDVVVTAKGDIPLGHKISLVNLEAGEPVLKYGVQVGLTTDKWEIGDYVHTHNIKTARW; from the coding sequence ATGAGTAACAATAGTCACGCAAGTACTGTTACGGAAAAGCAGTCAGAGGCAGCTGGAAATGTAGTCACTCACAAGTTTTTAATCCATCATCGCGGCGATCATGTAGGTGTTGCTACAAGTCCCATTCAAGAAGGGGAAAAAGTAGTCGGGATTTATATGGATGATAATTCCGATGTTGTTGTAACAGCTAAAGGGGATATTCCTTTAGGTCACAAAATTTCCCTCGTTAATTTAGAAGCAGGGGAACCAGTTTTAAAATATGGCGTTCAGGTTGGTTTAACAACAGACAAGTGGGAAATCGGCGATTACGTTCATACCCACAACATTAAAACGGCGAGGTGGTAG
- a CDS encoding FadR/GntR family transcriptional regulator encodes MEFNRKGISEQVADSIKKKIHAGEYEVGERIPGEREMGIELSVSRNTVREAYKILEAYGYLQVKHGTGVFVASPEHQIQKMTEAFFVSTEQIKDFFSVRKILEEWTVKWAIENANEEQWIELEQIVNEANEMVKGKVDYKRLAELDHKFHITLANNSNNVVLIGIMNYLIDLLSESRNKAIQIPGRALQSVQEHTKVLQAIKQKNPDLAQQCMKEHLESVERSITENAVTE; translated from the coding sequence ATGGAATTTAATAGAAAAGGGATTTCTGAACAAGTAGCAGACAGTATTAAGAAAAAGATCCATGCAGGAGAATACGAAGTAGGCGAACGGATCCCAGGGGAAAGAGAGATGGGGATAGAGCTTTCCGTGAGCAGAAATACGGTGAGGGAAGCCTATAAAATCCTTGAAGCGTACGGATACTTACAAGTGAAGCATGGAACAGGTGTATTTGTGGCGTCGCCGGAACATCAAATCCAAAAGATGACGGAAGCATTTTTTGTTTCAACTGAACAGATCAAGGACTTTTTCTCCGTCCGAAAAATCCTCGAGGAATGGACAGTAAAGTGGGCCATTGAAAATGCGAATGAAGAACAATGGATCGAATTGGAACAAATCGTGAATGAAGCAAATGAAATGGTTAAAGGCAAAGTAGATTATAAGCGTTTAGCGGAATTAGACCATAAATTTCATATCACTTTAGCGAATAACTCAAACAATGTAGTCCTAATTGGCATCATGAATTATTTAATCGATTTATTGTCAGAATCCAGGAATAAAGCCATTCAAATTCCTGGTCGTGCCTTACAATCCGTCCAAGAACATACGAAAGTTTTACAAGCAATTAAACAAAAGAATCCAGATTTAGCACAGCAATGCATGAAGGAACACTTGGAAAGCGTCGAGCGTTCCATTACCGAAAATGCGGTAACCGAATAA